From the genome of Nasonia vitripennis strain AsymCx chromosome 1, Nvit_psr_1.1, whole genome shotgun sequence, one region includes:
- the LOC100115364 gene encoding myrosinase 1, with protein sequence MSYVRLNFYQLSIIILRVVILKGEHVINLNFPDDFSIGIGTSSYQIEGAWNTSDKGESVWDRYVHQNPHKIHNQSTGDFACDSYHKYKEDVKQIKDMGLNHYRFSLSWPRILPTGYANVRSKDGLKYYHDLLTELEANKITPFVTIYHWDHPEALQKIGGWTNEIMVDLFGDYARIVFREFGDRVKFFTTINEPFAVCRDGYTTGVQAPGYTLGRVAEYLCGHNILKAHARAYHIYNDEFRASQGGKIGISLPCYHHFLNDENDVMLREIAFQFECGRFAHPIFSAEGDYPTIVKERISERSKLQGYTRSKLPTFTKDWIEYIKGSADYYGLNHYTSAIVEAAPKDENGIEVNDEGVIYKSDPKWVNTTSDWLKIVPEGLRYVLKTIKQRYGNPEIYILENGVSDNGTLSDLQRKEYLHSYMREMLIAMKLDGCNVKAYTIWSLLDNFEWDRGYSEHFGVIKVDFNSTDRSRTPKESAQWIKTIANNRKLT encoded by the exons ATGAGTTATGTTAGGCTTAATTTTTACCAATtatcaattattatattaag ggtAGTGATTCTTAAAGGTGAACACgtcataaatttaaattttcccgATGATTTCTCAATTGGAATTGGCACCTCATCATATCAAATTGAAGGGGCTTGGAATACAAGTG ACAAAGGGGAAAGTGTCTGGGATCGATATGTTCATCAAAATCCACACAAAATACATAATCAATCAACTGGAGATTTTGCGTGTGACTCCTATCACAAATACAAAGAAGatgtaaaacaaataaaagatATGGGT CTGAATCACTACAGATTTTCCTTAAGCTGGCCAAGGATATTACCAACAGGGTATGCAAACGTTAGAAGCAAGGATGGATTGAAGTATTATCACGATCTATTAACTGAACTCGAGGCCAACAAAATTACACCTTTTGTAACTATTTATCATTGGGATCATCCAGAGGCACTGCAAAAAATAGGTGGCTGGACAAACGAGATAATGGTTGATTTGTTCGGCGATTATGCAAGAATCGTGTTTCGTGAATTTGGTGATCGAGTTAAATTTTTCACGACAATAAATGAGCCGTTCGCCGTTTGCAGAGATGGTTACACAACAGGCGTTCAAGCTCCAG GCTACACATTAGGTAGAGTAGCAGAGTATCTTTGCGgacacaatattttaaaagctcaTGCCCGAGCTTATCACATATATAACGATGAATTCCGCGCTAGCCAAGGTGGGAAAATAGGAATAAGTTTGCCATgttatcatcattttttaaacgatGAAAATGATGTCATGTTACGTGAAATTGCTTTTCAATTTGAGTGTGGTAGATTTGCACATCCTATATTTTCGGCTGAAGGGGACTATCCAACTATTGTCAAAGAACGGATTAGTGAAAGGAGTAAACTACAAGGGTACACTCGGTCGAAATTACCGACTTTTACAAAAGATTGGATTGAGTACATTAA AGGTTCTGCTGACTATTACGGATTAAATCATTACACTTCAGCCATTGTAGAAGCCGCTCCAAAAGATGAAAATGGTATAGAAGTAAATGATGAAGGTGTGATTTACAAATCCGATCCTAAGTGGGTAAACACTACCAGCGACTGGTTAAAA ATTGTACCCGAAGGCTTACGCTAtgttttgaaaactatcaaGCAAAGATATGGTAACCctgaaatttatattttggaaAATGGAGTTTCTGATAACGGAACTCTAAGTGATCTGCAGCGTAAAGAGTATTTGCATTCGTACATGCGTGAAATGCTAATTGCTATGAAACTTGATGGTTGTAATGTAAAAGCTTACACAATCTGGAGCTTATTGGATAATTTCGAATGGGATAGAGGCTACAG tgAACATTTTGGAGTTATTAAAGTGGATTTTAATAGCACAGATAGATCTAGAACACCAAAAGAATCCGCACAGTGGATAAAAACCATAGCTAATAACAGAAAACTCACATGA